One part of the Phragmites australis chromosome 3, lpPhrAust1.1, whole genome shotgun sequence genome encodes these proteins:
- the LOC133912259 gene encoding omega-3 fatty acid desaturase, chloroplastic-like — translation MARLVLSECCGLAPLRLRGGRGAIAAPSPPLLAAGPRRPAVAAIHRDWALRVSAPTRLTSTVEEDKSSSLGEEEATSSMAASGAVAGGQGEFDPGAPPPFGLAEIRAAIPKHCWVKDPWRSMSYVLRDVVVVLGLAAAAARIDSWLVWPLYWAAQGTMFWALFVLGHDCGHGSFSNNPKLNSVVGHILHSSILVPYHGWRISHRTHHQNHGHVEKDESWHPLPQRLYNSLDFMTRKLRFTMPFPLLAFPLYLFARSPGKSGSHFNPNSSLFQPNEKKDIITSTASWLAMVGVLAGLTFVMGPLQMLKLYAVPYLVFVMWLDMVTYLHHHGHEDKLPWYRGKEWSYLRGGLTTLDRDYGLINNIHHDIGTHVIHHLFPQIPHYHLIEATEAAKPVLGKYYKEPKKSGLLPFHLFGVLVESLKRDHYVGDTGDVVYYQSDSKTNTSEQNSD, via the exons ATGGCTCGGCTCGTGCTCTCCGAGTGCTGCGGCCTCGCGCCGCTCCGcctgcgcggcggccgcggcgccaTTGCGGCGCCGTCGCCTCCCCTCCTCGCCGCTGGCCCGCGCCGGCCCGCGGTCGCGGCCATCCACCGGGACTGGGCACTCCGCGTCTCCGCACCCACCCGCCTCACCTCCACCGTAGAGGAGGACAAGAGCAGCTCgctgggggaggaggaggctacCAGTTCTATGGCGGCCAGCGGCGCCGTAGCGGGGGGCCAGGGTGAGTTCGACCccggggcgccgccgccgttcgGGCTGGCGGAGATCCGCGCGGCCATCCCGAAGCACTGCTGGGTCAAGGACCCCTGGCGCTCCATGAGCTACGTGCTGCGCGACGTGGTCGTCGTGCtgggcctcgccgccgccgccgcgcgcatCGACAGCTGGCTCGTCTGGCCGCTTTACTGGGCCGCGCAGGGCACCATGTTCTGGGCGCTCTTCGTCCTCGGGCATGACTG TGGACACGGGAGCTTCTCAAACAACCCCAAGCTGAACAGCGTCGTTGGCCACATACTCCACTCCTCCATTCTCGTCCCATACCACGGATG GAGGATTAGCCACAGGACGCACCATCAGAACCACGGCCATGTCGAGAAGGACGAGTCCTGGCACCCG CTACCACAGAGGCTGTACAACAGCCTGGACTTTATGACCCGGAAGTTGCGGTTCACCATGCCGTTCCCCTTGCTCGCATTCCCGCTATACTTG TTCGCAAGGAGTCCAGGGAAATCAGGATCACACTTCAACCCGAACAGCAGTTTATTCCAACCTAATGAAAAGAAGGACATAATAACATCAACGGCATCCTGGCTGGCCATGGTTGGTGTTCTGGCCGGTCTGACCTTTGTGATGGGGCCTCTTCAGATGCTAAAGCTCTATGCTGTCCCATACTTG GTATTTGTTATGTGGCTGGATATGGTCACATACTTGCACCATCATGGCCACGAAGACAAGCTTCCCTGGTACCGTGGAAAG GAATGGAGTTATCTGCGTGGAGGATTGACGACGCTCGATCGGGACTATGGATTGATCAACAACATCCATCATGACATTGGAACTCATGTCATTCATCACCTTTTCCCACAAATCCCTCATTACCATCTCATTGAGGCG ACGGAGGCAGCAAAACCGGTACTTGGCAAGTACTACAAAGAACCGAAGAAGTCTGGCCTTCTCCCATTCCACCTATTTGGGGTACTGGTGGAAAGCTTAAAGCGAGACCACTATGTTGGCGATACCGGAGACGTAGTCTACTACCAATCTGACTCGAAAACCAACACCTCTGAACAAAATTCTGATTGA